GAGAGTGCTGCTTCCCATGTTGATGGCGCCACCGCCTGTGAGCGCGCCGAATGTCTGTGTGCCATTGCCCGCCGACAAATCGAACATGGCGCCGGTGGCCACATTGACGACGCCTCCCGCGTCGAGGCTCGCGCCTGCACCCAGCGCCAATGTGCCGGCATTGACGTTGGTCCCTCCCGCGTAAGTGTTCTGCCCGTTGAGGGTTAGTGTGGCCGCACCATTTTTTGTCATGCCGCCTGCGCCGCCAATCGCGCCGTTGAGCGTGAGATCGTTCGAGCCGGCGACATTGAGATTGCCGTCGAGCGTGATCTGATTGCCCAAGGTGCTGGTTTGCGTCGCGTCGAGCGACGTGCCGTCGGCGAAGCGCACGCTACCCGTTCCCAAGGCCGTGTTGCTGCTCACAGTGATGCCACCGGCCTGCACGTCGACCCCGCCGCCGAAATCGTTATTGCCCGCGAGCGTTTGCACGCCGTTGCCGAGTTTGACGAGACGGCCGCCCGTACCGTGGATGTCGGACGCGATGGCGCCGCTTGCGGCGTCGGCGAGCGTGAGTGCCGTGTTGCCGAGGTGGATGCTGCTGCCTGCGACGCCAGTGAGCGAGGCGACGGTTTGATCCGGTCCCGTCGAGATGTCGAGCGCTGCCGTTGCGCCGTCGAGTGTGACTGTGTTGCCGCCCAACTGTGTGCCATTGCGCAGGGCGAGCGTACCGGCGTCGACGCGAACGTCGCCGGTCAGCGCTGCGCCGCCATCGAGCGTTTGCGTGCCGCTGCCCTGCTTGATGAGGCCGCCGGTGCCGTTCAGCGTGCCGGTGAAGGTGCCATCTCCCGCGCTGCCGAGCGTGAGCGCCTGTGTGCCTGCGTTGACGGTGCTACCCGCCGCGCCCGTCAGCGATCCGATGACCGGCGCCGTGGCGGCGCTCACGTCGAAGGTCGCACCGGAGGCGAGTGTCACGTCGTTGGCGTTCGACAACGTGCCGCCGGCACCGAGGACTAGCGCGCCGCTATTTACGCCGACGTTTCCTGTGAACGTGTTGACACCGCCAAGCGTCAATTGCCCGGCGCCATCCATGATGAGGGCGCCGGTCCCCGAGATGGCGCTCGCCAGCGTGGCGGTGTCGTTGTTGCCCACGCGCAATGTGCTGCCGCCACCGAGGACCACGCTGCCGCCGCTCCCCGACAGATGACCGAGCGTTTGATTTCCCGCCGCACTGACGTCGAACACGGCACGGTTGCCGGTCAACGCCACGACTGCGCCAGTGCCGAGATTGCCCGTCGAACCGATGGCGAGCGTGCCGTCGGCAATCGTCGTGCTGCCGGTGTACTGCTGCGTGCCCAGCAGCGTGGTAGTTCCGCTGCCCTGTTTGACGATGCCTGCGCTGCCGCCGATGATCGCTGCAACGGTATGGCTCGTCGCGTCGCCGAAGGTGAGCGTGTTGCTGCCCAGCCGGATCTGCGTATTCGCATCGGCAGACAGCGCCCCGACCGTTTGCGGTCCGTTGGCGCCGGAGATGTCGAACGTGGAACCGGCATTGTTCAACGTGAGCGGCCCACTGGCGGCAAGCGTGCCTGCCCCTCCCAACGCCAGCGTGCCCGCCTGGACGACTGTGCCGCCCGTATAGGTGCTTTGTCCCGTGAGCGTTTCAGTGCCGGTGCCGATCTTGATGACCGATCCGGTGCCCGTGAGGCTGCCGCTGAACGTATCGTTGGTGGCACCGCCAATCTCGGTCACGAGGGCGCCGATGTTGACGGTCCCCGCGCCATCGATCGCGCCGATGACTTGCGTGCCGTTGCCCGCCGACAGGTCGAGCGTTGCGCCGCTGGCGATGTTGATCGAACCCGACGCATTGAGCGACGCCCCGGCGCCCAGCGCCAGCGTGCCGGCGTCAACGACGGTTGCGCCCGTGTAGGTGTTGCTGCCGCCGAGCGTGAGCGTTGCTGCCCCGGTTTTGGTCAGGCCACCGGCGCCGGACAGCACGCCATTGAGCGTCAGGTCGTGGCTGCCGAGCACCGTCAACGTGCCCGACAGACCAACGTTGTTGCCAAGCGTAACGGCTTGCGTGCTGTCCAGACTCGCATTGCCGTTGAGTGTGAGCGCACCGGTGCCGAACGCGAGGTCGTTGCCGGCGACCAGACCACCCGCACCGACGGACAGGCCGCCGCTGAAGTCGCTGGCGCCGAGGAAGGTTTGCGCCCCGGTACCCGTCTTGATGAGCGCGCCCGTTCCGTGAACCGCGCCGCCAAACGAAGCGTCGGTGTTGCCGCCGAAGGTCAGATTCTGCGAGCCGAGCGATACGCTGCTGCCCGTCACGCCGTTTAACGCACCGATCACCGACGTGCCGCCCGCGCTGATATCGAGCGCGCTGTTCGCACCGCTCAGCGTCAGGGGATTGGCCCCTTGAAGCGACGCGCCGCTCCCCAGTGCCAGCGTCCCATCGGCGACATCGATGCTGCCTGTAAAGGTTTGCGTCGTCGTCAGCGTTTGTCGTCCCGCACCCTGTTTGACGATGCCGCCCGTGCCGCTCAGCGTCGCCGCCAGCGTCTGATCGGTAGCATCGCCGAAGGTCAGCGTGTTGGCGCCCAGGGCGACTGCGCCGCCGGTGCCGGAGAGCGTACCGATGGTTTGTGCGGCGGCCGCGTTGCCGATGTCGAATACTGCCGTGGGGCTGTTCAGTACAACAGCCCCCTGCGCGGCAAGCGAGCCACCGGTACCGAGCGCAAGCGTGCCGTCGTTGATCGTCGTGCCGCCGGTCCATGCGCCAGCACCCGCCAGCGTTAGCGTTGCTGCGCCGGCCTTTTGCAATGCACCGTTCCCCGAGACGCTTCCCGCTAGCGTCAGATTGTTGCTGCCGAGCATGGCGGACGTGCCGTTCAGCGTGATGTTGTTGGCGAGGGTCAGCGTCTGCGTGGTGTCGAGCGTTGTCTGATCGGCCATCGTGAGCGCGCCGGTCCCGATGGCGTTCGCGTTGCCCAGTTGCAGACCGCCAGCGGCGACATTGACGCCACCGGTGAAGTCGCTGGCACCGGCCAGTGTCTCCACGCCGCCACCCTGTTTGACGAGTGCGCCGGTGCCGTGAATGACGCCGTTGAATGTTTCTCCGGTGTTGTCGCCGAACGTGAGCGTGTTCGCGCCGAGAAAGACTTGTGCGGCGCCGCCGCTGAGCGCACCGATGGTCTGATTGCCCGCTGCGCTGATGTCCAGCGCCGTGGTGTTGTCGCCCAGTGTCACGGCATTCTGCGACGACAGGCTGCCGCCCGACCCGATGGCGAGGGTGCCCCCTCCCACCACAACGCGCCCGGTAAACGTTTGCGCGGCGGTTATCGTCTGCGTGCCTGTGCCGAACTTGACGATACCGCCGCCATTGCCGGTCAGCGTGCCCGCGAACGTCCGATCGCTGCTGTCCCCAAAGGACAGGGTGTTGCCGCCGAGATTGATCGTGCTGCCTGTGGCGCCGGACAAAGCACCGACGGTCTGGTTCTCGCCGTTGCTGATATCGAGTGCGGCGCCGCCAGCAATGCTCAGGGGGTTGGCCGATAGGGTGCCGGTACCGCCCAGCGCCAACGTACCGTTCTGGATGTCGATCGGACCCGTGAACGCATTCTGCCCGGTCAACGTCTGCGTGCCTGTGCCGGTCTTGACGATGCCGCCGGTCCCTCCGATGCCGCCCGCGAACGTCTCGCTGGCCGAATCGCCGAGCGTGAGTGTATTGCTGCCCAACGTCACCTGACTGTTGGGCGTACCGATCAACGAGCCGATGCTCACCGGGCCTGCGCCACCGATATCGAACGTGGCGCCGTCGCCGACGGTCAGGACATTGCTGCCAGCCAGCGCATTGTTGCCTTGCAGCGCGAGCCGCCCGGCCACGACGTCGATGCCGCCGGTGAAGGTTTGGGCACCCGAAAGCAGAAGCGAGCCGGTGCCCTGTTTGACGAGGCCGCCTGCGCCCGAGATCGTGCCGCCGAACGTCGAATTGCTGGCGTCGCCGACGGTCAGCGTCTGATTACCGATCAGTAGTGTCGATCCGTTGACTCCTGAGAGTGCGCCGAAGATCATGCCCGTGGCGGCGGAGAGGTCGAGCGTTGCGCCATTCCCCGTTAATGCAAGCGGTGTGGCGTTGGCAAACGCGCTGTCCTGAAGCACGAGCGTGCCGGCGCGAACATTGATCCCGCCGCCGGCCGTATGGGTGCCGGTCAGCGTCATCGTGCCGGTGCCTTGCTTCACAATGCCGCCGCCGTTTCCCGTAAAGCTTCCGGAGAATGTCTGGTCGGTCGCATCGCCGAAGGTCAACGTGTTGTTGCCCAGCGCGATCGATGTGTTGGCAATACCGGTCAATGCCCCGATGGTTTGCGCAGACGCTTGACTGATATCGAACGTGGTGCCGCTGCCGAGCAGCGACACAGCACCCGTGCTGGCCAGCGAGCCACCGGCGCCGAGCGCAATGCCGCCCGCGTTGAGTGTTGTGCCGCCGGTAAATGTATTGACGCCAGAGAGGGTTTGCGTGTCGCCGTTCGTCTTGACGATGCCGCCCGTGCCGCTGATCGTGCCCGCGAACGTGCCGCCTGCGCTGTTGCCGAGGGTCAGGTTGTGACCGCCGAGATGGACCTGCGTATTCGCCACGCCCGACAACCCGGTGATGGTTCGGTCGCCATCCGCGTTCGACATATCGAAGATCGCACCCGCCCCCGAGAGGGTGAGCGGCGTGCCGCCGATCTGCAATGTGCCGGCCCCGGAGAGCGCCAGTGTTCCCGCGGCGACGTTGACACCGCCGCTGAACGTATTGGCACCGGTGAGCGTGACCGTCTGCGCGCCCTGTTTGGTGAGACTGCCACCGCCCGTAATCTGCCCGGACAACGTTAGCGGGGCGCTACCGCCGAGTGCCAATGTGCTGCCGCCGCCGATCGCGATACGGTTGGCGAGCGTGACCGGTGCGTTGGCGTCGAGCACGCCCGCCGTGCCCGATACCTGCACGGTGCCGCCGCCGAGTGCCGTGTTGCTGCCGGCGATCAGCGTGCCGCTGGTCAGCGAAGTGCCGCCGGCATAGGTGTTGTTTCCTGCGAGCGTCAGGCTGCC
This window of the Pandoraea fibrosis genome carries:
- a CDS encoding autotransporter-associated beta strand repeat-containing protein; this translates as MNKHLYRLVWRHCRVDVVPAPETARQRSGAPASRVRRARSGTRASWLSLSLSRVCLACIALLGAAAPGAAWAVCTAAGSVVTCTGAANPLAPSYSNAASNLQVNVNSSAGVGVLLGVGGTAMSLTGNNVTLVNGGTIDPSLLGGVGLLASGTVIGNATAGGSTQTVTNNAIMRGTVGLLGVSLPGLTGLALSVQNATGGTTTINNSGTLGATPLLGISLTGTGSAPVAAAYGGGTVNFSNTGNVLGRIAFQANGTPGAGNTFTNEGAISGSVSLGANSANTFTAVTGSTVDDGGSTGLGALSVVGFNLGFAATGIIDGGAGGTNSLVLRNSANNASTTGTGTLNGASYQNFSQATVNGGTWTLHGPLAVTSTTLNGGLAIFDDPGSFGTGSLTINGGAMQAANASLGIALPVSLGTNGLTVSGANPLTLSNTVTGSGGVSLTGTGSLTLAGNNTYAGGTSLTSGTLIAGSNTALGGGTVQVSGTAGVLDANAPVTLANRIAIGGGSTLALGGSAPLTLSGQITGGGSLTKQGAQTVTLTGANTFSGGVNVAAGTLALSGAGTLQIGGTPLTLSGAGAIFDMSNADGDRTITGLSGVANTQVHLGGHNLTLGNSAGGTFAGTISGTGGIVKTNGDTQTLSGVNTFTGGTTLNAGGIALGAGGSLASTGAVSLLGSGTTFDISQASAQTIGALTGIANTSIALGNNTLTFGDATDQTFSGSFTGNGGGIVKQGTGTMTLTGTHTAGGGINVRAGTLVLQDSAFANATPLALTGNGATLDLSAATGMIFGALSGVNGSTLLIGNQTLTVGDASNSTFGGTISGAGGLVKQGTGSLLLSGAQTFTGGIDVVAGRLALQGNNALAGSNVLTVGDGATFDIGGAGPVSIGSLIGTPNSQVTLGSNTLTLGDSASETFAGGIGGTGGIVKTGTGTQTLTGQNAFTGPIDIQNGTLALGGTGTLSANPLSIAGGAALDISNGENQTVGALSGATGSTINLGGNTLSFGDSSDRTFAGTLTGNGGGIVKFGTGTQTITAAQTFTGRVVVGGGTLAIGSGGSLSSQNAVTLGDNTTALDISAAGNQTIGALSGGAAQVFLGANTLTFGDNTGETFNGVIHGTGALVKQGGGVETLAGASDFTGGVNVAAGGLQLGNANAIGTGALTMADQTTLDTTQTLTLANNITLNGTSAMLGSNNLTLAGSVSGNGALQKAGAATLTLAGAGAWTGGTTINDGTLALGTGGSLAAQGAVVLNSPTAVFDIGNAAAAQTIGTLSGTGGAVALGANTLTFGDATDQTLAATLSGTGGIVKQGAGRQTLTTTQTFTGSIDVADGTLALGSGASLQGANPLTLSGANSALDISAGGTSVIGALNGVTGSSVSLGSQNLTFGGNTDASFGGAVHGTGALIKTGTGAQTFLGASDFSGGLSVGAGGLVAGNDLAFGTGALTLNGNASLDSTQAVTLGNNVGLSGTLTVLGSHDLTLNGVLSGAGGLTKTGAATLTLGGSNTYTGATVVDAGTLALGAGASLNASGSINIASGATLDLSAGNGTQVIGAIDGAGTVNIGALVTEIGGATNDTFSGSLTGTGSVIKIGTGTETLTGQSTYTGGTVVQAGTLALGGAGTLAASGPLTLNNAGSTFDISGANGPQTVGALSADANTQIRLGSNTLTFGDATSHTVAAIIGGSAGIVKQGSGTTTLLGTQQYTGSTTIADGTLAIGSTGNLGTGAVVALTGNRAVFDVSAAGNQTLGHLSGSGGSVVLGGGSTLRVGNNDTATLASAISGTGALIMDGAGQLTLGGVNTFTGNVGVNSGALVLGAGGTLSNANDVTLASGATFDVSAATAPVIGSLTGAAGSTVNAGTQALTLGSAGDGTFTGTLNGTGGLIKQGSGTQTLDGGAALTGDVRVDAGTLALRNGTQLGGNTVTLDGATAALDISTGPDQTVASLTGVAGSSIHLGNTALTLADAASGAIASDIHGTGGRLVKLGNGVQTLAGNNDFGGGVDVQAGGITVSSNTALGTGSVRFADGTSLDATQTSTLGNQITLDGNLNVAGSNDLTLNGAIGGAGGMTKNGAATLTLNGQNTYAGGTNVNAGTLALGAGASLDAGGVVNVATGAMFDLSAGNGTQTFGALTGGGAINMGSSTLEVGTSGLDEIYSGGVIGTGSLVKVGAGTETMTGANTFSGGTVVQAGTLALGGAGTLSSAGAVTLQNPGATLDISGANGERTIGALTAQTGTNVVLGNNTLTFGDASSHTVSGTLSGAGGIVKQGSGTQTLIGQQHFTGTTTIADGTLALGATGQLANNANVVVAGIHAAFDISAAGNQTLGTLSGTGGTVNLGGNTLTFGDNTDQSLAASLAGAGGIIKTGTGTQSLTGQNTFTGAIDVANGTVALGSGGTLSGANNVSLAAGTTLDISRASTSAVIASLDGATGSTVSLGAQLLTVGGTTNSTFDGVINGTGGLTKQGGATVTLGAQNTFTGTTAVTGGTLALGVSGQVGNSTGLALRNTGSTFDASASAAPLAFASLEADAGTQLVLGGGGLITGDSGNHTFGGTLSGAGGLVKNGSGTLMLDAPNTFAGGTTLNAGTLSLGNSAALGSAGITVNGNGSLAANAPANAPVTVANAVTLNNGVTLGVSGASPVTLSGNVTGNGGLSLNNPQGVTLDGNNSFTGGTTVTGGSVSVTSPTGLGTGGLTLSQGTVTTQGVDVTLPTLNGTAQGSLAINGGSVTVSAGAFPGSVSGNGSLTKTGTDTLTLGGQSQLTGPTTVAGGTLGIGGLPNSPVSVQAGATLATPAPASSGGSGTGAQTGSLTGASGSQILVASPGTTLGVNGNLTLAPGSTLQVSVAPGTPPSQVNASGSASLGGSQLVVNAAPGTQPADASGAVIVSAPGGLSGQFASASTNLLYLTPQVSYTPTAALLTFAPNGTPFSAGAVTPNQRAVAGAVSALGSGSALYQAALGLSAATAPAAFESLDGSLHASVASMLLSQSQIARDAVSQRLRESLSLAQDCEVSSSDERSFDNPAKVDRSQNCHTQPRTTQAWASVYGNDGQMRNSSVADGGSGAATLHRRGMGVLAGVDAPLADAWRAGGFGGLGHSTFNTGSSASGNSNDAQIGAYVNRRFGHLGATIGGAYGWQQITSQRSVAIGPIAQTARASYNASVWQVFGEAAWRLNAGPASLEPFANVAYARVRTDAFDETGSIAALHADEQSQGITFSTAGLRGEIAFGGGSMASGRLRLSAGWRHAYGADRPDMRLAFSGTSAAFTVGGVPIARDAAVVSAGVDAFIGHAMTLGVSYSSQFSGRVSDNTLYGNLNWRF